Proteins from one Streptomyces genisteinicus genomic window:
- a CDS encoding 4-(cytidine 5'-diphospho)-2-C-methyl-D-erythritol kinase produces the protein MSVTVRVPAKVNVQLAVGGVRPDGYHDLANVFLAVGLYDEVTVERAGSLTVTCDGPDAGQVPLDRTNLAARAAELLAARHGIAPDVHIHIAKDIPVAGGMAGGSADGAGALLACDALWGLGSSRAELLAICAELGSDVPFSLVGGAALGTGRGEHLTELEVGGTFHWVFAMADGGLSTPVVFGEFDRLTEGVAVPEPAASPALLDALRTGDTVALAGALVNDLQPAALSLRPALGATLDAGTAAGALAALVSGSGPTTAFLVKDAEAARGVAEALVASGTCRAARVAAGPAAGARVVSGG, from the coding sequence GTGAGCGTCACGGTACGGGTACCGGCCAAGGTCAACGTGCAGCTGGCGGTGGGCGGCGTCCGCCCCGACGGCTACCACGACCTCGCCAACGTCTTCCTCGCGGTCGGGCTGTACGACGAGGTGACCGTGGAGCGGGCCGGCTCGCTCACCGTCACCTGCGACGGACCGGACGCCGGCCAGGTGCCCCTGGACCGCACCAACCTCGCCGCCCGCGCCGCCGAACTCCTCGCCGCACGCCACGGCATCGCGCCCGACGTGCACATCCACATCGCCAAGGACATCCCCGTCGCCGGAGGCATGGCCGGCGGCTCGGCCGACGGTGCGGGCGCGCTGCTCGCCTGCGACGCGCTGTGGGGGCTCGGCTCCTCGCGCGCCGAACTCCTCGCGATCTGCGCGGAGCTGGGGTCGGACGTCCCCTTCAGCCTGGTCGGCGGGGCGGCCCTCGGCACCGGGCGCGGGGAGCACCTCACGGAGCTGGAGGTGGGCGGGACGTTCCACTGGGTCTTCGCGATGGCCGACGGAGGGCTGTCGACGCCGGTCGTGTTCGGCGAGTTCGACCGGCTCACCGAGGGCGTGGCCGTCCCGGAGCCCGCCGCCTCGCCCGCCCTGCTCGACGCACTGCGCACCGGTGACACGGTGGCGCTGGCCGGCGCGCTCGTCAACGACCTCCAGCCCGCGGCGCTCTCGCTGCGGCCCGCGCTGGGCGCGACGCTCGACGCGGGGACGGCGGCGGGGGCGCTCGCCGCGCTCGTCTCCGGGTCCGGGCCGACGACCGCGTTCCTGGTGAAGGACGCGGAGGCGGCGCGGGGGGTGGCCGAGGCGCTGGTCGCGTCGGGGACGTGCCGGGCCGCGCGGGTGGCGGCGGGGCCGGCGGCGGGGGCGCGGGTGGTTTCCGGGGGGTAG
- a CDS encoding ABC-F family ATP-binding cassette domain-containing protein, producing the protein MAVNLVNVEAVSKVYGTRALLDSVSLGVSEGDRIGVVGRNGDGKTTLIRMLAKLEEPDTGRVTQSGGLRLGVLTQHDSLDPAATIRHEVIGDLADHEWAGDAKIRDVLTGLFDGLDLSQFPQGLDTVIGPLSGGERRRIALAKLLIAEQDLIVLDEPTNHLDVEGISWLAQHLRNRRSALVCVTHDRWFLDQVCTRMWDVQRGDVYEYEGGYSDYVFARAERERIAATEESKRQNLMRKELAWLRRGAPARTSKPRYRIEAANELIADVPPPRDTSELMKFASARLGKTVLDLEDVTVQAGPKVLLQHVTWQLGPGDRIGLVGVNGAGKTSLLRALADASDSDGERQPVAGRVVVGKTVRLAYLSQDVTELPPALRVLEAVQQVRDRVDLGKGREMTAGQLCEQFGFGKEKQWTPVGDLSGGERRRLQLLRLLMDEPNVLFLDEPTNDLDIETLTQLEDLLDGWPGSMIVISHDRFFIERTTDRTFALLGDGALRMLPRGIDEYLERRARMVEAAAPAPAPAASAGAKEKPAADARAAKKELQRIERQLDKIAGKESTLHTQIADNATDFEKVAKLDAQLRELVGEREELEMRWLELAEDA; encoded by the coding sequence ATGGCCGTCAACCTGGTCAATGTCGAGGCGGTCAGCAAGGTGTACGGCACCCGTGCCCTGCTGGACTCCGTCTCCCTCGGCGTGTCCGAGGGGGACAGGATCGGCGTCGTCGGCCGCAACGGCGACGGCAAGACCACCCTGATCCGCATGCTGGCCAAGCTGGAGGAGCCGGACACCGGCCGGGTCACCCAGAGCGGCGGACTGCGGCTCGGCGTGCTCACGCAGCACGACTCGCTCGACCCCGCGGCCACCATCCGGCACGAGGTCATCGGCGACCTCGCCGACCACGAGTGGGCGGGCGACGCCAAGATCCGCGACGTGCTGACCGGGCTGTTCGACGGGCTGGACCTGTCCCAGTTCCCGCAGGGCCTCGACACGGTGATCGGCCCGCTGTCCGGCGGTGAGCGCCGCCGCATCGCGCTGGCCAAGCTGCTCATCGCCGAGCAGGACCTGATCGTCCTCGACGAGCCGACCAACCACCTCGACGTGGAAGGCATCTCCTGGCTGGCGCAGCACCTGCGCAACCGCCGCTCGGCGCTGGTCTGCGTCACCCACGACCGCTGGTTCCTCGACCAGGTCTGCACCCGCATGTGGGACGTGCAGCGCGGCGACGTGTACGAGTACGAGGGCGGCTACAGCGACTACGTCTTCGCCCGCGCCGAGCGCGAGCGCATCGCCGCGACGGAGGAGTCCAAGCGGCAGAACCTGATGCGCAAGGAGCTCGCCTGGCTGCGGCGCGGCGCTCCCGCCCGCACGTCGAAGCCCCGCTACCGCATCGAGGCGGCGAACGAGCTGATCGCCGACGTGCCGCCGCCGCGTGACACGTCCGAGCTGATGAAGTTCGCCTCCGCCCGGCTCGGCAAGACCGTCCTCGACCTGGAGGACGTGACCGTCCAGGCCGGCCCCAAGGTGCTGTTGCAGCACGTGACCTGGCAGCTCGGGCCGGGCGACCGGATCGGCCTGGTCGGCGTCAACGGCGCCGGCAAGACCTCGCTGCTGCGCGCGCTCGCCGACGCGTCCGACAGCGACGGGGAGCGGCAGCCGGTGGCCGGCCGCGTCGTGGTCGGCAAGACGGTGCGCCTGGCCTACCTGTCGCAGGACGTGACGGAACTGCCGCCGGCCCTGCGGGTGCTGGAGGCCGTGCAGCAGGTGCGCGACCGGGTCGACCTCGGCAAGGGCCGGGAGATGACCGCCGGGCAGCTGTGCGAGCAGTTCGGCTTCGGCAAGGAGAAGCAGTGGACGCCGGTCGGCGACCTCTCCGGTGGTGAGCGGCGCAGGCTCCAGCTGCTGCGGCTGCTGATGGACGAGCCGAACGTGCTCTTCCTCGACGAGCCGACCAACGACCTCGACATCGAGACCCTGACCCAGCTGGAGGACCTGCTCGACGGCTGGCCCGGCTCCATGATCGTGATCTCCCACGACCGGTTCTTCATCGAGCGCACGACGGACCGGACGTTCGCGCTGCTCGGCGACGGCGCGCTGCGGATGCTGCCGCGGGGCATCGACGAGTACCTGGAGCGCCGGGCGCGCATGGTGGAGGCCGCCGCGCCCGCCCCGGCGCCCGCCGCGTCCGCCGGAGCGAAGGAGAAGCCGGCGGCCGACGCCCGTGCGGCGAAGAAGGAATTGCAGCGGATCGAGCGGCAGCTCGACAAGATCGCCGGTAAGGAGTCCACACTCCACACGCAAATCGCCGATAACGCCACGGATTTCGAGAAAGTGGCGAAACTGGATGCGCAGCTCCGCGAACTCGTCGGCGAACGCGAAGAGTTGGAAATGCGGTGGCTGGAGCTGGCAGAGGACGCGTAG
- a CDS encoding acyltransferase family protein → MASTVRALAERTPENRDRYVDLLRVASLATVVAGHWLMAAVTGDGVGNLLAVVPELQLLTWVFQVMPVFFFVGGFSHALSYRSLGRRHPERAVYSAFLRGRLQRLLQPTMAFVLVWGALALVVQLLGGGGGMTGVALRLVTQPLWFIGIYLAMVAFTPALLRLHERWGWGAFGVLAGGAVLVDVLRFACGVPFVEFLNFAFVWLAVHQLGFLRADGRIRMPSLLAGAGLAAAAALVAFGPYPLSMVGMPGEKVSNMAPPTLALLCHGLWLVGAVELLRRPGGRLVARAGVWRAVVAANGIAMTAFLWHLTAMLGVYGAMIAAGFTLPEPASAAWWAQTPVRIAAAAAVTALLVAVFRRFERPGGAAAAPAPGTGPIAAVGITLCLFGVLGLSMVGFGGLLEGRTALLIAVHVSAPAAVVMALGGWLLVERAGRGRRPLAAMPGRGGPA, encoded by the coding sequence ATGGCATCGACTGTGCGGGCGCTCGCCGAGCGCACCCCCGAGAACCGTGACCGGTACGTCGACCTGCTGCGGGTCGCCTCGCTGGCGACCGTCGTCGCGGGGCACTGGCTGATGGCGGCCGTGACCGGCGACGGGGTCGGCAACCTGCTGGCGGTCGTGCCCGAGCTGCAGCTGCTCACCTGGGTGTTCCAGGTGATGCCGGTGTTCTTCTTCGTGGGCGGGTTCTCGCACGCCCTGTCCTACCGGTCGCTCGGGCGCCGTCATCCGGAGCGGGCCGTGTACTCGGCGTTCCTGCGGGGGCGGTTGCAGCGGCTGCTGCAGCCGACGATGGCGTTCGTGCTGGTCTGGGGGGCGCTCGCGCTCGTCGTGCAACTGCTCGGCGGGGGCGGCGGGATGACCGGGGTGGCGCTGCGGCTGGTGACGCAGCCGCTGTGGTTCATCGGGATCTACCTCGCGATGGTGGCGTTCACCCCGGCGCTGCTGCGCCTGCACGAGCGCTGGGGGTGGGGCGCGTTCGGCGTGCTCGCCGGGGGCGCGGTCCTCGTGGACGTGCTGCGGTTCGCGTGCGGGGTGCCGTTCGTGGAGTTCCTGAACTTCGCGTTCGTCTGGCTCGCCGTCCACCAGCTGGGCTTCCTGCGGGCCGACGGCCGCATCCGGATGCCCTCGCTGCTCGCGGGGGCCGGGCTCGCCGCGGCGGCGGCGCTCGTCGCCTTCGGGCCGTACCCGCTGTCCATGGTCGGCATGCCGGGGGAGAAGGTCTCCAACATGGCCCCGCCGACGCTGGCGCTGCTCTGCCACGGCCTGTGGCTCGTCGGCGCGGTCGAGCTGCTCAGGCGGCCCGGCGGCCGGCTGGTGGCGAGGGCCGGGGTCTGGCGGGCGGTGGTCGCCGCCAACGGGATCGCCATGACGGCCTTCCTGTGGCATCTGACGGCCATGCTCGGCGTGTACGGGGCGATGATCGCGGCCGGGTTCACGCTGCCGGAGCCCGCGTCCGCGGCCTGGTGGGCGCAGACACCGGTGCGGATCGCGGCGGCGGCGGCGGTGACCGCGCTGCTGGTCGCCGTCTTCCGCCGGTTCGAACGGCCGGGCGGCGCGGCCGCGGCCCCGGCGCCGGGCACCGGCCCGATCGCGGCCGTCGGGATCACCCTCTGCCTGTTCGGTGTCCTCGGGCTGTCCATGGTCGGCTTCGGCGGGCTGCTGGAGGGCAGGACGGCGCTGCTGATCGCGGTGCACGTCAGCGCGCCCGCCGCCGTCGTCATGGCGCTGGGCGGATGGCTGCTGGTGGAGCGGGCGGGCCGGGGGCGGCGGCCGCTCGCCGCCATGCCCGGACGGGGCGGCCCCGCCTGA
- a CDS encoding PQQ-binding-like beta-propeller repeat protein, translated as MTQPPPPPNQPPGPPPNQPPDQPSQGGFGGPQEPPAGGFGAPTPPPQGGSPGYPQTPPQGGSYGYPQTQPAGQPQYGYPQTQPAGQPQYGYPQQGAPGQQQPYGYPTQPMQPAAPQPGGGGGRKISTQMQIIIAACVAIVLIVVGGIVYASSGDDGKKDEAGTSGGASGGGGKGGDGDGDTKTAPDGPGKEKPGANTGSKVAYQLPEPAREDLTAVPGSWVTDKAFVKPGVNSVVGYDVAKGNALWTTPLAGQVCAGSRHVTEDNKTAILFEAKKRTAPKFYEKCTEVGVLDLTTGKLLWSKSVTGDTSGDDKTQFEQVTISGGTVAAGGLYGGAAFDLNTGEVRWKPTVDAENCRDIGYAGGKALVAVRTCGDYGSRTAMVQPVNADNGTPLSTYKMPAGVEDARVVSTDPLVVAADVGDTGTFGISDFFSIDGKTGKLLARIAAPGDKYLARCSASDGVEGCQFVVVGNNKLYLPTAEHDAGGELGRTNEIIAFDLATGKGTPERADAGPGYHSLPLRMDGGNLIVYKWPPYNKGGQVVSINGATFEQTVLLENPADRSVRDAETSFTENGSEYRYQSGRFFISQDLMSKPRASESQFGKKYLAIVFTVAD; from the coding sequence ATGACGCAGCCGCCGCCCCCGCCGAACCAGCCGCCGGGACCGCCCCCGAACCAGCCGCCGGACCAGCCCTCGCAGGGCGGGTTCGGCGGGCCCCAGGAGCCCCCGGCCGGCGGATTCGGCGCGCCGACCCCGCCGCCGCAGGGCGGCTCGCCCGGCTACCCGCAGACCCCGCCGCAGGGCGGTTCCTACGGCTACCCGCAGACGCAGCCCGCGGGCCAGCCGCAGTACGGCTACCCGCAGACCCAGCCCGCCGGTCAGCCGCAGTACGGCTACCCGCAGCAGGGTGCGCCGGGGCAGCAGCAGCCGTACGGCTACCCGACGCAGCCCATGCAGCCGGCGGCGCCGCAGCCCGGCGGTGGCGGCGGGCGGAAGATCAGCACGCAGATGCAGATCATCATCGCGGCGTGCGTGGCCATCGTGCTGATCGTCGTCGGCGGCATCGTCTACGCCTCGTCCGGCGACGACGGCAAGAAGGACGAGGCGGGCACCTCGGGCGGCGCGTCCGGCGGCGGCGGGAAGGGCGGCGACGGCGACGGCGACACCAAGACGGCGCCCGACGGCCCCGGCAAGGAGAAGCCGGGCGCCAACACCGGCTCCAAGGTGGCCTACCAGCTCCCGGAGCCCGCCCGCGAGGACCTGACCGCGGTGCCCGGCTCCTGGGTCACCGACAAGGCGTTCGTGAAGCCCGGGGTGAACTCGGTCGTCGGCTACGACGTGGCCAAGGGCAACGCCCTGTGGACGACCCCGCTGGCCGGCCAGGTCTGCGCCGGCTCGCGGCACGTCACCGAGGACAACAAGACGGCGATCCTCTTCGAGGCCAAGAAGCGGACCGCGCCCAAGTTCTACGAGAAGTGCACCGAGGTCGGTGTGCTCGACCTGACCACCGGCAAGCTGCTGTGGAGCAAGTCCGTCACCGGCGACACCAGCGGTGACGACAAGACGCAGTTCGAGCAGGTCACCATCAGCGGCGGAACGGTCGCCGCCGGCGGTCTGTACGGCGGTGCCGCGTTCGACCTGAACACCGGCGAGGTCCGCTGGAAGCCGACGGTCGACGCGGAGAACTGCCGCGACATCGGCTACGCCGGCGGCAAGGCCCTCGTGGCCGTCCGCACCTGCGGCGACTACGGCAGCCGCACCGCGATGGTCCAGCCGGTCAACGCCGACAACGGCACCCCGCTGTCCACGTACAAGATGCCCGCCGGTGTCGAGGACGCGCGTGTCGTGTCCACCGACCCGCTGGTCGTCGCGGCGGACGTCGGCGACACCGGCACGTTCGGCATCTCCGACTTCTTCTCGATCGACGGCAAGACGGGCAAGCTGCTCGCCCGGATCGCGGCCCCCGGCGACAAGTACCTGGCGCGCTGCTCCGCCAGCGACGGCGTGGAGGGCTGCCAGTTCGTCGTCGTCGGCAACAACAAGCTCTACCTGCCGACGGCCGAGCACGACGCGGGCGGCGAGCTGGGCCGGACCAACGAGATCATCGCGTTCGACCTCGCCACCGGCAAGGGCACCCCGGAGCGCGCCGACGCGGGCCCGGGCTACCACTCGCTGCCGCTCCGGATGGACGGCGGCAACCTGATCGTCTACAAGTGGCCCCCCTACAACAAGGGCGGGCAGGTCGTCAGCATCAACGGCGCCACGTTCGAGCAGACGGTCCTCCTGGAGAACCCGGCGGACCGCTCGGTGCGGGACGCGGAGACCAGCTTCACCGAGAACGGCTCCGAGTACCGCTACCAGTCCGGCCGCTTCTTCATCTCGCAGGACCTGATGAGCAAGCCGCGGGCGAGCGAGTCGCAGTTCGGCAAGAAGTACCTGGCGATCGTCTTCACCGTCGCCGACTGA
- a CDS encoding PQQ-binding-like beta-propeller repeat protein produces MTQPPPGFGAPQDPQGVPQPPAQPPQMPPAPPTPPAGAPGYGYPQQGQPGPYGQQPGPYAQQPGPYAQQPGPYGQQPGYTNYPTQPQYPGAPTPPSGGGPGGFLKGKPGVIVAGAVAALLVVGGGTYVVLSGDDKDDKPTVSKSSEAPKPTGSPSVDQGDGKGDGGGEGAEDLNAGRKDGESKVLFLNTNDVDLPRNGAEVFGLWTVGDTVVKAMHREIAGYSTSDGSKKWSVPVSTKVCSAPVNASADGRIVFGIEDGLTEKAKCNDLQMVDLKTGKAGWKKSIPKPTGAFASLADYTLSISGDTLAVGGTGSSYGFSLADGKQLFTGPTEGCKPFAFAGGPKLLAGASCPTSDYDKPKHQLQELDPATGKVKWSYNTPEGWEIDKVYSSSPLVVSLTQREPKKWSIIALTDAGKLRATIDGGKDKFAPRCGGAFVVFGQNLEGCTGVAADAQNFYMSTDTGYGNANEVVAFSLATGKAAWRSKAPAEREMTPLRIEGGKLLVYMGARYDQGGTLATIAPSGGAPATVLQNPASTSQIESSFYSPKMAYTDGRFFIASGRVSAGNDEEEKKTKTMMGFGQ; encoded by the coding sequence ATGACACAGCCGCCGCCGGGCTTCGGAGCACCCCAGGACCCGCAGGGCGTCCCGCAGCCGCCCGCCCAGCCGCCCCAGATGCCGCCGGCACCGCCCACGCCGCCGGCGGGCGCGCCCGGCTACGGCTACCCGCAGCAGGGCCAGCCCGGCCCGTACGGCCAGCAGCCCGGTCCGTACGCGCAGCAGCCGGGGCCGTACGCGCAGCAGCCCGGCCCGTACGGGCAGCAGCCGGGGTACACCAACTACCCGACGCAGCCCCAGTACCCGGGCGCCCCCACCCCGCCCTCCGGCGGCGGCCCGGGCGGTTTCCTCAAGGGCAAGCCGGGCGTCATCGTGGCCGGGGCGGTCGCGGCGCTGCTCGTCGTCGGCGGCGGCACGTACGTCGTGCTCAGCGGTGACGACAAGGACGACAAGCCGACGGTGAGCAAGTCCAGCGAGGCCCCGAAGCCGACCGGTTCACCGAGCGTGGACCAGGGCGACGGCAAGGGCGACGGCGGCGGCGAGGGCGCCGAGGACCTCAACGCGGGCCGCAAGGACGGCGAGTCGAAGGTCCTCTTCCTCAACACCAACGACGTCGACCTGCCGCGCAACGGCGCCGAGGTCTTCGGCCTGTGGACCGTGGGCGACACCGTGGTCAAGGCCATGCACCGGGAGATCGCCGGGTACTCGACGTCCGACGGCAGCAAGAAGTGGAGCGTCCCGGTCAGCACCAAGGTGTGCTCGGCCCCGGTGAACGCCTCCGCCGACGGCCGGATCGTCTTCGGCATCGAGGACGGCCTCACCGAGAAGGCCAAGTGCAACGACCTCCAGATGGTCGACCTCAAGACCGGCAAGGCGGGCTGGAAGAAGTCCATCCCCAAGCCCACCGGAGCCTTCGCGTCGCTGGCCGACTACACCCTCTCCATCAGCGGCGACACCCTCGCGGTGGGCGGCACGGGCAGCTCCTACGGCTTCTCCCTCGCCGACGGCAAGCAGCTGTTCACCGGCCCCACCGAGGGCTGCAAGCCGTTCGCCTTCGCCGGCGGGCCGAAGCTGCTGGCCGGGGCGTCCTGCCCGACCAGCGACTACGACAAGCCCAAGCATCAGCTCCAGGAGCTCGACCCGGCCACCGGCAAGGTGAAGTGGTCGTACAACACCCCCGAGGGCTGGGAGATCGACAAGGTCTACTCGTCGAGCCCGCTGGTCGTCTCCCTCACGCAGCGCGAGCCGAAGAAGTGGTCGATCATCGCGCTGACCGACGCGGGCAAGCTCCGCGCGACGATCGACGGCGGCAAGGACAAGTTCGCCCCCCGCTGCGGCGGCGCGTTCGTGGTCTTCGGCCAGAACCTCGAGGGCTGCACCGGCGTCGCGGCCGACGCCCAGAACTTCTACATGTCCACGGACACCGGATACGGCAACGCCAACGAGGTCGTCGCGTTCAGCCTCGCGACCGGCAAGGCGGCCTGGCGCTCCAAGGCCCCCGCCGAGCGGGAGATGACGCCGCTGCGCATCGAGGGCGGCAAGCTCCTCGTCTACATGGGCGCCCGCTACGACCAGGGCGGCACGCTCGCGACGATCGCCCCGTCCGGCGGCGCGCCGGCGACGGTGCTGCAGAACCCCGCGTCCACCTCGCAGATCGAGAGCTCCTTCTACTCGCCGAAGATGGCCTACACCGACGGCCGTTTCTTCATCGCCAGCGGGCGGGTGAGCGCCGGCAACGACGAGGAGGAGAAGAAGACGAAGACCATGATGGGCTTCGGCCAGTGA